GAGCAGGCGTTCGCTAGCGTGCCGCATCGCATTCACTTCGCGATGAAGGCGAATTCGAACCTCGCCGTGCTGCGTTTGCTGCACGAGCTCGGCGCTGGTGTCGACATCGTCTCGGGCGGCGAGCTGTTCCGCGCCCGCGAAGCAGGCTTCATCGGCCGCGATGTAGTGTTCAGTGGCGTCGGGAAGACGGTGCGCGAGATCGAGCAGGCGCTCGAGGAACGTGTGCTGCTGATCAACGTCGAGTCCGAAGCGGAGCTCGTCACGATCGATGCCGTGGCGGGCCGCCAGGGCGTCGTGGCGCCCATCGCGATCCGGGTGAACCCCGAGGTGACGGTCGACACGCCGCACGCGTACATCAAGACCGGCGAGAAGGGACAGAAGTTCGGGATCCCGCGTGACGACGTGGCACGTCTCGTCGCGATGGTGCACGAACTGCCGCATGTCGCCCTGCGCGGCCTGGGCATGCACCTCGGCTCGCAGATCGGCAACGCCGACCCAATGCGCGACGCACTGCCTCGACTGCTCTCGGCCATCGCCTCCGCCCGCGCCGATGGACATGCCATTGCGTACATGGACGTCGGCGGCGGACTCGCCGTCCCGTATCACGCCGATGAGGGCGATGCCGACGTGGATGACTACGCGGAGATCGTACTCGCGGCCGCCCGGGAGACCGGGCTGACGCTGTTGCTCGAGCCGGGGCGGTTCCTGGTGGCG
This region of Gemmatimonas groenlandica genomic DNA includes:
- the lysA gene encoding diaminopimelate decarboxylase, with translation MPSSGSEPAFPRRGGVLHAEQVPIPAIAAAVGTPTYVYSANTIRARLLRLEQAFASVPHRIHFAMKANSNLAVLRLLHELGAGVDIVSGGELFRAREAGFIGRDVVFSGVGKTVREIEQALEERVLLINVESEAELVTIDAVAGRQGVVAPIAIRVNPEVTVDTPHAYIKTGEKGQKFGIPRDDVARLVAMVHELPHVALRGLGMHLGSQIGNADPMRDALPRLLSAIASARADGHAIAYMDVGGGLAVPYHADEGDADVDDYAEIVLAAARETGLTLLLEPGRFLVAEAGALITEVLYRKHAAGKDFIVTDAGMNDLVRPALYQAYHRIDAVESIEGTVVADVVGPICESGDFYAKDRPMPDVSAGALLAVQTAGAYGYTMSSNYNSRPRPAEVMVDGDRFAVITERERLEDLVRHERAHLQWRTA